Proteins encoded by one window of Gouania willdenowi chromosome 4, fGouWil2.1, whole genome shotgun sequence:
- the rorca gene encoding RAR-related orphan receptor C a — translation MRAQIEVIPCKICGDKSSGIHYGVITCEGCKGFFRRSQQNNAMYSCSRQRNCLIDRTNRNRCQHCRLQKCLALGMSRDAVKFGRMSKKQRDSLYAEVQKHQQTQECALANAREGNGDLVDHGRTYRRGSGATLSDLDDITTLPEGLLFDLPLTPEDAGSDYCNLDMLGGSGGSSSSSQSSPEQTNFDFVDANQSIKHEYQLLHDSGLFSHAILNPVPEGCSLLDIERMTQSVLKSYVETSQYSTDELKRLAWTLYSPEETRVFQMKSAEVMWQQCALHITNAIQYVVEFAKRISGFMDLCQNDQIILLKAGCMDVLLIRMCRAYNPINNTSLFDGKFASAQLFKALGCDDLVNAVFDLAKSLSRIQMSEEEMALFSAAVLLSPDRPWLTDVHKVQKLQEKVYVALQRCLQKHGAPEEKLAKMVSKLPIMKSICNLHIDKLEFFRLVHPETAFTFPPLYREVFGSELTFPDSTEG, via the exons ATGAGAG CTCAAATAGAAGTAATTCCCTGTAAAATCTGTGGGGACAAGTCATCAGGAATCCACTATGGTGTCATTACCTGTGAGGGATGCAAG GGTTTCTTTCGCCGCAGCCAGCAAAACAATGCGATGTACTCCTGCTCAAGACAGAGGAACTGCCTCATCGACCGGACCAACCGTAACCGTTGTCAGCACTGCAGGCTGCAGAAGTGTCTCGCGCTTGGAATGAGTCGCGATG CTGTAAAATTTGGACGGATGTCAAAAAAGCAGCGGGACAGCCTGTACGCTGAGGTCCAGAAACACCAGCAAACACAGGAGTGTGCTCTTGCCAATGCCCGCGAAGGCAACGGCGACCTGGTGGACCACGGCCGCACCTACAGAAGAGGCTCTGGCGCCACGCTCAGCGACCTGGACGACATCACTACGCTACCGGAAGGTTTGCTCTTCGACCTACCGCTAACACCGGAAGACGCAGGCAGCGACTACTGTAACCTGGACATGCTGGGTGGAAGTGGAGGCAGCAGCTCGTCCTCTCAGAGCTCTCCAGAacaaaccaactttgactttgtcGACGCCAACCAAAGCATTAAGCACGAGTACCAGCTGCTGCATGATTCTGGACTCTTCTCACATGCTATTCTAAACCCAGTGCCGGAGGGCTGCTCTCTCCTCGACATCG AACGTATGACCCAGAGTGTGTTGAAGTCCTATGTTGAGACAAGCCAGTACAGCACAGATGAGCTGAAGAGACTGGCTTGGACGTTGTATAGCCCAGAGGAGACTCGAGTTTTCCAGATGAAG TCAGCAGAGGTGATGTGGCAACAGTGTGCCCTCCACATCACCAACGCAATCCAGTATGTTGTGGAGTTTGCCAAGCGCATCTCTGGCTTCATGGACCTCTGTCAGAACGATCAGATTATCCTGCTCAAAGCAG GCTGCATGGATGTTCTTCTGATCCGTATGTGTCGGGCCTACAACCCCATCAATAACACGTCGCTCTTTGATGGAAAGTTTGCCTCTGCTCAGCTCTTCAAAGCTCTCG GCTGTGACGACCTGGTGAACGCAGTCTTTGACCTGGCCAAGAGCCTGAGCCGTATCCAGATGTCTGAGGAGGAGATGGCTTTGTTCAGCGCCGCCGTGCTGCTGTCCCCAG ACCGACCGTGGCTGACCGACGTGCATAAGGTGCAGAAGTTGCAGGAAAAAGTCTATGTTGCTCTGCAGCGCTGCTTACAAAAACATGGAGCTCCAGAGGAAAAGCTTGCAAAG ATGGTGTCCAAACTTCCCATAATGAAGTCCATTTGCAACCTCCACATCGACAAGTTGGAGTTTTTCCGCCTGGTTCATCCTGAGACAGCATTCACCTTCCCTCCTCTTTATAGGGAAGTTTTTGGCAGTGAATTAACGTTCCCGGACTCCACAGAAGGCTAG